From one Trifolium pratense cultivar HEN17-A07 linkage group LG1, ARS_RC_1.1, whole genome shotgun sequence genomic stretch:
- the LOC123905434 gene encoding BURP domain protein RD22-like, which yields MEFYVFHIITFLMLVVTNAATLPPQLYWKSMLPNTTMPKAITNLLRPVAEYWSEGKATWINDADGVEFNVYYVYPEKVEHNISNLGNFFLKKDLHDGKKLSMIFPKTTSNNNVAKFLPKEVADSIPFSSNKMENILHKLSIKKGTKEYKIVKKTINECESKGIKGEEKLCVTSLESMVDFTTSKLGKNVEAISTEVKKESNEFQEYVIEKGVKKLGDKNKTIVCHKENYPYAVFYCHKTYTTEVYSVSLEGVDGNRVKTVAVCHTDTSQWNPKHLAFQVLKVEPGTVPICHLPPQNHVVWVSK from the exons ATGGAGTTTTATGTCTTTCACATCATTACTTTTCTCATG CTTGTGGTAACTAATGCTGCAACGTTACCTCCTCAACTTTATTGGAAATCAATGCTTCCCAACACTACAATGCCAAAAGCCATCACTAATCTCTTACGGCCAGTTG CTGAATATTGGAGTGAAGGAAAAGCGACTTGGATCAATGATGCTGACGGTGTTGAATTTAATGTTTACTATGTTTATCCTGAAAAAGTTGAgcataatatatcaaatttagGTAACTTCTTCTTGAAAAAGGATTTGCATGATGGTAAAAAATTGAGCATGATATTCCCCAAAACAACCTCAAACAATAATGTAGCAAAATTCTTGCCTAAAGAGGTTGCTGATTcaataccattttcatcaaacAAAATGGAAAACATCCTTCATAAATTATCCATCAAGAAAGGAACAAAGGAATataaaattgtgaaaaaaaCAATCAATGAGTGTGAATCAAAGGGTATTAAAGGAGAGGAAAAACTTTGTGTAACATCATTAGAGTCAATGGTTGATTTCACTACTTCAAAACTTGGAAAAAATGTTGAAGCTATTTCAACTGAAGTGAAAAAAGAAAGTAACGAGTTCCAAGAATATGTGATAGAAAAAGGAGTGAAGAAATTGGGAGATAAGAACAAAACTATTGTGTGTCACAAAGAGAATTACCCTTATGCAGTTTTTTACTGTCATAAAACATATACAACTGAAGTTTACTCTGTGTCTTTGGAAGGTGTTGATGGAAACAGAGTTAAAACTGTTGCTGTTTGTCACACTGATACTTCACAATGGAATCCTAAACATTTGGCTTTTCAAGTGCTTAAAGTTGAACCTGGAACTGTTCCAATTTGTC